In Drosophila nasuta strain 15112-1781.00 chromosome 2R, ASM2355853v1, whole genome shotgun sequence, a single genomic region encodes these proteins:
- the LOC132786712 gene encoding uncharacterized protein LOC132786712, whose amino-acid sequence MANNKVIFGVLCLVTLTAALPAEETRGHARNAIGAENDIMDSIYSDCLRKDSVSCVKYKLFNFVDKVLGARDQFSLTEGVTVVRSSDAPAPEAARSISGDESFESLALNRISSFLNSHTIKVELKGADIVQAVSSTGRALEDASESLFGSNDPNAPEESRGKKKKAAKILGPILALVALKAAALLPLLLGAIALIAGKALLIGKIALVLSAVIGLKKLLSQEKHVTYEVVAHPHHSSSHSVSHDSYGSGYSADAGASSASYGSSGHGGWGRSIDAQDLAYGAQKPQA is encoded by the coding sequence atggcaaacaataaaGTTATTTTCGGTGTCTTGTGTTTGGTCACACTGACCGCTGCTCTCCCCGCCGAGGAAACACGCGGCCATGCCCGTAACGCCATCGGCGCCGAGAACGACATTATGGATAGCATCTACAGCGATTGCCTGCGCAAGGATTCAGTATCGTGCGTCAAGTACAAGCTGTTCAACTTCGTCGACAAGGTGCTGGGCGCCCGCGACCAATTCTCGTTGACCGAAGGCGTCACCGTGGTGCGCTCATCGGATGCGCCCGCTCCTGAGGCAGCTCGCTCCATCTCCGGCGACGAATCGTTCGAGTCTCTGGCACTCAACCGCATCAGCAGCTTCCTTAACTCGCACACCATCAAGGTGGAACTGAAGGGTGCTGATATCGTCCAAGCCGTTAGCTCCACTGGCCGCGCCCTCGAGGATGCCTCTGAGTCTCTGTTCGGCAGCAACGATCCCAATGCCCCCGAGGAGAGCCGTggtaagaagaagaaggccGCCAAAATCTTGGGCCCCATTCTCGCTCTTGTTGCCCTGAAGGCCGCCGCTCTGTTGCCCCTGCTCTTGGGTGCTATCGCCCTGATTGCTGGCAAGGCTCTGTTGATCGGTAAGATTGCTCTGGTGCTGTCGGCCGTCATCGGCCTGAAGAAGCTGTTGTCGCAGGAGAAGCACGTCACCTACGAAGTGGTCGCCCATCCccatcacagcagcagccactcgGTCAGCCACGACTCATATGGCAGCGGATACAGTGCCGATGCTGGTGCTTCGTCTGCCTCATACGGCAGCAGCGGTCATGGTGGCTGGGGACGTTCCATCGATGCCCAAGATCTGGCCTACGGTGCCCAGAAGCCTCAGGCTTAA
- the LOC132786140 gene encoding uncharacterized protein LOC132786140 codes for MIKYVWHVAALMIIFCWLPATSARTTSYNHINGLGVEQQQQKTQQPPMQSSNLAASSSSSGIWKDLSLVYRIYQQCTGENMAVCLKLKLLTGLEKAFRTAKTLSLFEGVQFVASGEEMQKRAHLPPINEQDIEAVLPRGIDAKDQVLNSMIMKRLGSFLQDHTLQIKFPDMRDADSNSIEGRKKKDKKGSGAYIMIPLLLGGTIVPIAYGALAMLAGKALIVSKLALVLASIIGIKKLLSGGGGGKESSHEVVVSSGGHSGWGRDFDVAYSGWKPAKESAGSSKSL; via the exons ATGATCAAATACGTGTGGCACGTGGCGGCGCTAATGATTATCTTCTGTTGGCTGCCGGCGACGAGCGCTCGCACTACCAGCTATAATCACATTAATGGCTTGGGAgtggaacaacaacagcaaaagacTCAACAACCGCCAATGCAATCATCGAACTTAGCtgcctcatcatcatcatcgggTATTTGGAAGGATCTGTCTCTGGTCTATCGCATCTATCAGCAATGCACGGGTGAAAACATGGCCGTGTGTCTCAAGTTGAAGCTTCTAACTGGACTAGAGAAGGCTTTCCGCACCGCAAAAACATTGTCTCTCTTTGAGGGAGTTCAATTCGTGGCCAGCGGCGAGGAGATGCAGAAGCGTGCGCATTTGCCACCCATAAATGAGCAAGATATTGAGGCAGTTCTTCCTCGAGGAATAGATGCCAAGGATCAGGTATTGAACAGCATGATTATGAAGCGTTTGGGCAGCTTCTTGCAGGATCACACGTTACAG ATTAAGTTTCCTGATATGCGGGATGCGGACAGCAACTCGATTGAGGGTCGCAAGAAGAAGGACAAAAAGGGCAGCGGTGCCTACATTATGATTCCTCTGCTGCTTGGTGGCACCATTGTACCCATTGCGTATGGAGCATTGGCAATGCTGGCGGGCAAGGCTCTAATTGTGTCGAAGTTGGCTTTGGTGCTGGCCTCCATCATTGGCATTAAGAAGTTGCtgagcggcggcggcggtggcaagGAATCTTCACATGAAGTTGTTGTCTCCTCTGGCGGTCATTCGGGCTGGGGGCGTGACTTTGATGTGGCCTACAGCGGCTGGAAGCCGGCCAAGGAATCAGCGGGTAGTTCCAAGAGCTTGTAG
- the LOC132787062 gene encoding uncharacterized protein LOC132787062, giving the protein MLKFVCLFALVASTAAAASEADSLLTSALKMVKDCGERSMVLCMKERALHYFDTENGDVRLTEGIALVKTDDIPVGRSLNDVTLPEEAEARESEVDSLLVERVARFFGTHTLQFKVPKDSIQDMQRALEESRGKKKEKKKYLMPLLMLFKLKMAALLPLAIGFLALISFKALVIGKIALLLSGIIGLKKLLESKKENYEVVAHPHYEHEHSYGRSLQGNDAQNLAYAAYQQ; this is encoded by the exons atgttgAAATTCGTATGCCTGTTCGCGCTGGTGGCATCCACCGCAGCTGCCGCCTCCGAGGCAGACAGCTTGCTGACAAGTGCCCTCAAAATGGTCAAGGATTGCGGCGAACGCTCGATGGTTTTGTGCATGAAG GAACGTGCCCTGCACTATTTCGATACCGAGAATGGTGATGTGAGGCTGACTGAGGGCATTGCTCTGGTCAAAACCGATGACATTCCAGTGGGTCGATCTCTGAATGATGTTACCTTGCCCGAGGAGGCGGAGGCACGTGAGTCTGAGGTGGATTCCCTATTGGTTGAGCGTGTTGCTCGCTTctttggcacacacacactgcagTTTAAGGTGCCCAAGGACTCCATCCAGGACATGCAGCGCGCCCTCGAAGAAT ctCGTGgcaagaagaaggagaagaagaagtatCTGATGCCTCTGTTGATGCTTTTCAAATTGAAGATGGCTGCTCTGCTGCCACTGGCCATTGGCTTCTTGGCGCTCATCTCTTTCAAGGCTCTAGTTATTGGCAAGATCGCTCTGCTGCTGTCGGGCATCATTGGCTTGAAGAAACTGCTGGAGTCCAAGAAGGAGAACTACGAGGTGGTTGCGCACCCGCATTACGAGCATGAGCACAGCTACGGCAGGTCGCTGCAGGGCAACGATGCTCAGAACTTGGCCTACGCGGCGTATCAGCAATAA